A part of Oncorhynchus clarkii lewisi isolate Uvic-CL-2024 chromosome 17, UVic_Ocla_1.0, whole genome shotgun sequence genomic DNA contains:
- the LOC139371467 gene encoding protein shisa-4-like — protein sequence MAKSLSLVTVILCGTLIPFVTAGEDCEAYLNAFSHYKAKLDCSTFQWCCGTCENRYCCSSPSLRLTESEQENCIYSGNMSTLTISSFVATAVIFTISLVCCCVCPCCCLYKMCRKPRPVIATTAHTTVVNTHYPQQPVQPYQGAPQYPAYQTVPVQPGYGVQPQPGYGGGQPIPTAPGYQGQPFQPGPPPPYQETGPAYPPAIPVSYSQAGFSPGQLSYPLQAPAQPSYPAQPQPTYPCAPPAQPDFLSAQPAYNPAFMEPQPPKTGN from the exons CTGGAGAGGACTGTGAAGCCTACCTAAATGCCTTCAGCCATTACAAAGCCAAACTGGACTGCAGTACATTTCAGTGGTGCTGTGGAACGTGTGAGAATAGATATTGCTGCAGCAGCCCATCTCTCAGGCTGACTGAGTCTGAACAGGAAAACTGCATATACAG tggcAATATGAGCACTTTGACCATCTCGTCATTCGTAGCGACAGCTGTCATCTTCACCATCAGTTTAGTCTGTTGCTGTGTGTGTCCCTGCTGTTGCCTGTACAAAATGTGCCGGAAGCCCAGAC CGGTGATAGCCACGACCGCCCACACAACGGTGGTGAATACTCACTACCCCCAGCAGCCCGTCCAGCCCTACCAGGGagccccccagtaccctgcctacCAGACCGTGCCGGTCCAGCCTGGGTATGGGGTTCAGCCTCAACCCGGCTATGGAGGTGGCCAGCCCATACCCACAGCACCAGGCTACCAGGGACAGCCTTTCCAGCCAGGACCACCCCCTCCTTACCAAGAGACTG gtcCAGCCTATCCTCCTGCTATCCCAGTGTCTTATAGTCAGGCTGGGTTCAGTCCAGGACAGCTATCTTACCCCCTCCAGgctccagcccagcccagctacccagcccagcctcagCCAACCTATCCCTGTGCACCTCCCGCCCAGCCCGACTTCCTTTCTGCCCAGCCTGCTTACAACCCTGCCTTCATGGAGCCCCAGCCTCCCAAGACTGGCAACTGA